A single genomic interval of Picosynechococcus sp. PCC 7003 harbors:
- a CDS encoding response regulator — protein sequence MLDAASLKAIALEARHCFLLEDAPDFVELFHQSMGLLQAEFQQPGGQDKAKLYQDLVRAAHSIKGGAGIAELTTLHNLAHQMEDLLEAIAAGRIEQEQVGLDLISLAMEEVQHCLDLAARDDDHPGDSPEAAKMATTLQEFLGQAQSADPQAMAPAGNAPSKFVATALKVDLEACVQRLEKLLTHDPTPRSAARQLKTLEEECRLLGDALGVPWLKTLASLLQTALADSKVDPVTLSQGAIAEIRRLIQAYLANPDEANISESFQALLAAPEPPKLDTPPEANLSPDPDPVPPTPVRATPQPVPKQTSSLQIRMPIQQLNRMGNAVGELFIGYEKLTRHQEQLLRASRNLKKRTQQLNPIRDEVTALYDKLAVATAGSGQNGGSQKPSLELATTTHTEFDTLHFDQYTQAHSQLQQFQELMVQVQEIQEDLELMRWEFQESLEGVRQQLEYLNQDLTQSRLMPFGNLARRFRRSLETLSKRYPQRAQLVIEGEQVLVDQAILEQLRTPLTHLIRNAFDHGIEPPQERRQAQKIEVGTIRLSAQLRGNMVEILVQDDGRGIDLKRVQQKAIAKGLCAPEHQPTEAEILEYLFSPGFSTRDTVSDLSGRGLGLDIVRLELAQLKGTITASSQRHQGTNFTIRIPLSFNILPLLLCRCQQQAIAFPSVTVQAVLSLVNKDNLEYPEFLDWQGTPLKLHALDQLLPYPQSNLLLPPEQRPAPTIGLIVRQGKKSLAIAVDEILGERELVLKSLDNAVAYPPYVAGCTVLGSGEVIPVLLPDAFDQLLASPDQPQTPSSTSEQPKRQPTILVIDDSVAVRRTLNKLLSQVGYQVQQCRDGKEAWNLLNRSKQTFELAICDLEMPGYDGFTLLQMVRGQRQWDQLPFVMLTSRDNDLHRQKAQDLGANDYFTKPFHPVRFLQAIAKYVEA from the coding sequence ATGTTGGATGCCGCTAGTTTAAAGGCGATCGCCCTCGAAGCCCGCCACTGTTTTTTGCTGGAAGATGCCCCGGATTTTGTTGAGTTGTTCCACCAAAGTATGGGGCTGTTGCAGGCAGAATTCCAACAACCCGGAGGTCAGGATAAGGCAAAGCTATATCAAGATTTGGTGCGTGCGGCCCATTCGATCAAAGGGGGGGCTGGCATCGCAGAACTGACAACGTTGCACAATCTGGCCCACCAGATGGAGGATCTCCTTGAGGCGATCGCCGCTGGCCGCATTGAACAAGAACAAGTTGGCCTAGATTTGATCAGTCTCGCCATGGAGGAGGTGCAACATTGCCTCGACCTAGCCGCCCGGGATGATGACCACCCAGGGGATAGTCCAGAAGCCGCCAAAATGGCCACCACTCTCCAGGAATTTCTCGGCCAAGCCCAGTCTGCTGACCCCCAAGCCATGGCCCCCGCTGGCAATGCTCCCAGTAAATTTGTCGCCACGGCCCTCAAGGTGGACCTCGAAGCCTGTGTCCAACGCCTCGAAAAACTACTCACCCACGATCCCACCCCCCGCAGTGCCGCCCGCCAACTCAAAACCCTCGAAGAAGAATGCCGCCTCCTGGGGGATGCCCTTGGGGTGCCCTGGCTTAAGACCCTGGCGAGTCTCCTCCAAACAGCCCTCGCAGACAGCAAAGTGGATCCTGTTACCCTCAGCCAAGGGGCGATCGCCGAGATCCGTCGTCTGATCCAGGCATACCTAGCCAACCCTGACGAGGCAAACATTAGCGAATCATTCCAAGCTCTCCTGGCGGCTCCAGAACCACCAAAACTTGATACGCCCCCTGAGGCTAACCTCAGTCCTGATCCTGATCCGGTTCCCCCCACGCCAGTAAGGGCCACGCCACAACCCGTTCCTAAACAAACCTCTAGCCTGCAAATCCGGATGCCGATCCAACAACTCAACCGCATGGGCAATGCCGTTGGGGAACTCTTTATCGGCTACGAAAAGCTCACCCGGCACCAAGAGCAACTCCTCCGGGCCAGCCGCAATCTCAAAAAAAGAACCCAGCAACTCAACCCGATTCGCGATGAAGTGACGGCCCTCTATGACAAATTGGCTGTGGCCACCGCTGGTTCCGGGCAAAATGGTGGCAGTCAGAAACCCTCCCTAGAATTGGCCACCACGACCCACACGGAATTTGACACCCTCCACTTTGACCAATACACCCAGGCCCATTCCCAACTCCAGCAGTTCCAGGAACTAATGGTACAGGTGCAGGAGATCCAGGAAGATCTAGAACTCATGCGCTGGGAATTCCAAGAATCTTTAGAAGGGGTGCGGCAACAGTTAGAGTATCTCAACCAGGATCTGACCCAATCGCGCCTGATGCCCTTTGGGAACTTGGCCCGCCGCTTCCGCCGGTCCCTTGAGACCCTAAGTAAACGCTATCCCCAGAGAGCTCAGCTCGTTATTGAGGGCGAACAAGTCTTGGTGGATCAAGCGATCCTTGAACAATTGCGTACGCCCCTGACCCACTTAATCCGGAATGCCTTTGACCATGGTATTGAGCCGCCCCAGGAACGCCGCCAAGCCCAAAAAATCGAGGTAGGCACAATTCGCCTCAGTGCCCAACTGCGCGGCAATATGGTGGAAATTTTAGTGCAGGATGATGGCCGGGGCATCGATCTAAAGCGGGTTCAACAAAAGGCGATCGCCAAGGGACTCTGTGCGCCAGAGCATCAACCAACCGAGGCAGAAATCCTTGAATATTTGTTTTCTCCAGGCTTTTCGACCCGGGATACCGTCAGCGATCTTTCGGGTCGGGGGCTGGGCCTGGATATTGTCCGGCTAGAACTGGCCCAACTCAAGGGCACCATTACCGCCAGTAGTCAGCGGCACCAGGGGACAAATTTCACGATCCGCATTCCCCTGAGCTTCAATATTTTGCCCTTGCTCCTCTGCCGCTGCCAGCAACAGGCGATCGCCTTTCCTTCGGTCACTGTCCAGGCGGTACTCTCACTTGTTAATAAAGACAATTTAGAGTATCCAGAATTTCTCGATTGGCAGGGCACCCCCCTCAAACTCCATGCCCTCGATCAACTGCTGCCCTATCCCCAAAGCAATCTCCTCTTGCCTCCGGAACAGCGGCCCGCCCCTACCATTGGTCTGATCGTGCGCCAGGGGAAAAAATCCTTGGCGATCGCCGTAGATGAAATCCTTGGGGAACGGGAACTGGTGCTGAAATCCCTGGATAACGCCGTGGCTTATCCCCCCTACGTTGCGGGGTGTACCGTCTTGGGTTCTGGAGAGGTAATTCCGGTGCTTTTACCCGATGCCTTTGATCAACTCTTGGCTAGCCCAGACCAGCCCCAAACTCCCAGTTCCACCTCTGAACAGCCGAAGCGTCAACCAACGATTCTGGTCATTGATGATTCGGTCGCCGTTCGCCGTACCCTCAATAAACTGTTGAGTCAAGTAGGATACCAGGTGCAACAATGCCGTGATGGGAAGGAAGCCTGGAACCTCCTCAACCGCTCGAAGCAAACCTTTGAACTCGCCATTTGTGACCTGGAAATGCCTGGCTATGATGGCTTTACTCTATTGCAAATGGTGCGGGGCCAAAGGCAATGGGATCAGCTACCCTTCGTGATGCTTACCTCCCGCGACAATGATCTTCACCGTCAGAAAGCGCAGGATCTCGGCGCCAATGACTATTTCACAAAACCATTTCACCCGGTGCGCTTCCTCCAGGCGATCGCCAAATATGTTGAAGCTTAA
- a CDS encoding J domain-containing protein, translating into MNLLECYKILGLRVDAELGAVKAAYRRLARQCHPDVNRGDRQAEYKFIQITQAYKVLAEIHRSPDKQTWLPSPEPSQPKGNAILSPLDQRLKWESYQRLQDCLQQQRYARAITLMEGLAQRLPQDLEVRQWQGITYLSWGRHLLQQKQHHKARTYLHKALLADPHNRKLRQRVEELLQTILIPAI; encoded by the coding sequence ATGAATCTCCTTGAGTGCTACAAAATTTTAGGGTTACGGGTTGATGCAGAGCTGGGGGCAGTGAAGGCGGCCTATCGTCGTTTGGCGCGGCAATGTCACCCGGATGTTAATCGCGGCGATCGCCAAGCAGAATATAAATTTATCCAAATTACCCAAGCCTATAAAGTCCTAGCCGAAATCCACCGTTCCCCGGACAAACAAACCTGGCTCCCTTCCCCAGAACCGAGTCAACCCAAGGGGAATGCGATCCTTTCTCCTTTGGATCAGCGGCTGAAGTGGGAAAGTTACCAGCGGCTCCAGGACTGTCTACAACAACAACGCTATGCCAGGGCGATCACCTTAATGGAAGGGTTGGCCCAGCGTCTTCCCCAGGATCTAGAGGTGCGCCAATGGCAAGGGATTACTTACCTCAGTTGGGGCCGCCATTTACTCCAACAGAAGCAGCACCACAAAGCCCGCACCTATCTCCACAAAGCACTCCTGGCTGATCCCCACAACCGCAAGCTCCGGCAACGGGTAGAGGAGCTATTGCAAACCATTTTGATTCCCGCCATCTGA
- a CDS encoding MoaD/ThiS family protein — protein sequence MSAFQITIKLFAIYQETYGTEVLHWQVAPGSTVADVFQRILDEHPNLAEWQSVTRFGVNLEFVSPETVLQEGDEVVLIPPVSGG from the coding sequence ATGTCTGCGTTCCAAATCACCATCAAGCTCTTCGCGATCTACCAAGAAACCTACGGCACCGAAGTTTTACATTGGCAAGTTGCTCCTGGTAGCACTGTCGCAGATGTTTTCCAGCGCATTTTAGATGAACATCCCAATTTGGCAGAATGGCAGTCTGTCACCCGGTTTGGGGTCAATTTAGAATTTGTCTCCCCAGAAACAGTACTCCAAGAAGGCGATGAAGTGGTTTTGATTCCCCCCGTCAGTGGTGGTTAG
- the pdxH gene encoding pyridoxamine 5'-phosphate oxidase, whose amino-acid sequence MIMHVANLRQNYTKAGLHEDDVSDDPMAQFATWFQQATEIDEIREPNAMVLSSVGSDGRPSSRVVLLKDFSEAGFTFFTNYTSQKATELVASGHTALVFWWEPLERQVRIEGTVEKLPPERSDEYFASRPRKSQIGAWASPQSEAITNREVLEQRFKDLEAEYADKDIPRPDHWGGFLVKPEKIEFWQGRPSRLHDRLVFTLQDDGSWQRQRLAP is encoded by the coding sequence ATGATTATGCACGTTGCCAATCTCCGCCAAAATTACACCAAAGCGGGTCTCCATGAAGATGATGTGAGCGATGACCCAATGGCGCAATTCGCCACCTGGTTTCAACAGGCAACGGAAATTGATGAAATTCGCGAACCCAATGCAATGGTCCTCAGTTCAGTTGGCTCTGACGGCAGACCCAGTTCACGGGTCGTGCTTCTAAAAGATTTTAGTGAAGCTGGATTTACTTTTTTTACCAACTACACCAGCCAAAAGGCCACAGAATTAGTCGCTTCCGGTCACACAGCCTTAGTCTTTTGGTGGGAACCCCTAGAACGGCAAGTGCGCATCGAAGGCACCGTCGAAAAACTACCCCCAGAGCGCTCCGATGAATATTTCGCCAGTCGCCCCCGCAAATCCCAAATTGGGGCCTGGGCTTCTCCCCAGAGTGAGGCGATCACCAACCGTGAAGTACTCGAACAACGTTTCAAAGACCTCGAAGCTGAATATGCCGACAAAGATATTCCCCGGCCAGACCATTGGGGCGGTTTTTTGGTGAAGCCCGAAAAAATTGAGTTTTGGCAAGGGCGTCCCAGTCGACTCCATGATCGCCTAGTCTTTACGCTGCAAGATGATGGGAGTTGGCAACGGCAACGGTTAGCGCCTTAA
- a CDS encoding bifunctional aldolase/short-chain dehydrogenase: protein MKSLWNDQEAATYQGDLALRVYTSRLLGRDPSLVLHGGGNTSVKVTETNLVGEAEEILYVKGSGWDLATIEAAGFAPVRMNHLLKLAQLPSLSDPQMVNELKTQMTVATAPTPSVETILHAILPYKYVDHTHADAIVTITNTPEGLDRIKEIYGDRLVIIPYIMPGFDLARLCAERFAAEANAQTEGMILLNHGIFSFGATAKESYERMIALVQEAETYLQNQEAWEIPQRSVKTSDAPIAKTLAQLRYDVSQVAGFPVILKGDRRPEILNFTQREDLDRISQQNPATPDHVIRTKPVPLIGRDVQGFAAAYKDYFANQVPQAKEPKTMLDPAPRVILDPELGLLTVGQTAKAANIVADIYRHTIEIISRAELLSRYQALSQKDIFDMEYWDLEQAKLKKGGNPPEFTGEIALVTGAASGIGQACVESLLKRGAAVVALDINPTIETLCDRPDFLGLTCDLTDETQIKNALEQAVQYFGGLDMVILNAGIFPPSEAIANLATDHWRQVLGINLDSNLILLRECHPFLKLAPNGGRVAIIGSKNVAAPGQGVAAYSVSKAALNQLARVAALEWGSDGIRINTVHPNAVFDTGIWTTEVLKKRAQAYGLTIEEYKKNNLLQVEITSQDVAECAAALCSDLFAKTTAAQIPLDGGNERVI from the coding sequence ATGAAAAGCCTTTGGAATGATCAAGAAGCAGCCACCTACCAGGGGGATTTAGCCCTGCGGGTTTATACTTCTCGTCTGTTGGGGCGGGATCCCTCTTTGGTGCTTCACGGCGGCGGTAATACCTCGGTCAAGGTCACGGAAACCAACCTCGTCGGCGAAGCAGAAGAAATTCTCTATGTGAAAGGTAGTGGTTGGGATTTAGCGACTATCGAGGCGGCAGGTTTTGCCCCTGTGCGGATGAATCATTTGTTGAAATTGGCCCAACTTCCCAGCCTGAGTGACCCCCAGATGGTCAACGAACTGAAGACCCAAATGACCGTCGCCACGGCCCCGACCCCCTCGGTGGAAACGATTTTACACGCGATCCTGCCCTATAAATATGTCGATCACACCCACGCCGATGCGATTGTGACGATTACCAACACACCAGAAGGACTGGATCGAATCAAGGAAATTTATGGCGATCGCCTGGTGATTATTCCCTACATCATGCCGGGGTTTGATCTGGCCCGTCTCTGTGCCGAAAGGTTTGCCGCCGAAGCCAATGCCCAAACCGAGGGGATGATTTTGCTAAACCACGGCATTTTCTCCTTTGGGGCGACGGCCAAAGAATCCTACGAACGGATGATCGCCCTCGTCCAGGAAGCAGAAACTTATCTTCAGAATCAAGAGGCTTGGGAAATTCCCCAACGTTCTGTAAAAACTAGTGATGCTCCCATCGCGAAAACCCTAGCGCAGCTCCGTTACGACGTTTCCCAGGTGGCGGGTTTCCCGGTGATTCTCAAAGGCGATCGCCGCCCGGAAATTTTGAACTTTACCCAACGGGAAGATTTAGACCGCATCTCCCAACAAAATCCAGCCACCCCTGACCATGTGATTCGCACCAAACCTGTGCCTCTGATTGGCCGCGATGTGCAAGGGTTTGCCGCCGCTTACAAAGACTATTTCGCCAACCAAGTACCCCAGGCCAAGGAACCGAAAACCATGCTCGATCCAGCGCCACGGGTAATCCTCGATCCAGAATTAGGCTTGCTCACCGTCGGCCAAACCGCCAAAGCCGCCAACATTGTCGCGGATATTTATCGCCACACCATCGAGATTATTTCCCGCGCCGAATTGCTCAGTCGTTACCAAGCCCTTTCCCAAAAGGACATTTTTGACATGGAATATTGGGATTTAGAACAAGCCAAACTGAAAAAAGGTGGCAATCCGCCAGAATTTACTGGGGAGATTGCCCTGGTCACAGGAGCGGCCTCTGGTATTGGGCAAGCCTGCGTCGAATCCCTCCTGAAACGGGGGGCAGCGGTGGTCGCCCTAGATATCAACCCAACCATTGAAACCCTCTGCGATCGCCCCGATTTTTTGGGTCTGACTTGCGATCTCACAGACGAAACCCAAATCAAAAACGCCCTAGAGCAAGCTGTGCAATATTTTGGCGGCCTGGACATGGTGATCCTCAACGCTGGCATTTTCCCCCCCAGCGAGGCGATCGCCAATCTCGCCACCGACCATTGGCGACAGGTACTCGGCATTAACCTCGACAGTAATTTAATCCTGTTGCGGGAATGCCATCCTTTCTTGAAACTTGCTCCCAATGGGGGTCGAGTGGCGATCATCGGCTCAAAAAATGTTGCTGCTCCAGGCCAAGGGGTCGCTGCCTATTCCGTCTCAAAAGCGGCCCTCAACCAACTGGCACGGGTGGCCGCCCTCGAATGGGGTTCAGATGGAATTCGGATCAATACCGTCCATCCCAATGCCGTTTTTGATACTGGGATTTGGACAACTGAAGTGCTCAAAAAACGCGCGCAAGCCTATGGCCTGACCATTGAAGAATACAAGAAAAATAATCTCCTCCAAGTGGAAATTACCAGCCAGGATGTCGCCGAATGTGCCGCAGCCCTTTGTAGTGATTTGTTCGCCAAAACAACAGCCGCCCAAATTCCCCTCGATGGCGGCAACGAGCGAGTCATCTAA
- the hemH gene encoding ferrochelatase produces MGRVGVLLLNLGGPDKLEDVRPFLFNLFADPEIIRLPAPWMQKPLAWLISTLRAGKSQENYKEIGGGSPLRQITEAQGAALAQKLADWGQEVKVYVGMRYWHPFTEEAIAEIKQDDLDQLVVLPLYPQFSISTSGSSFRVLEEMWRTDKDLSQLDYTLIPSWYDHPQYVAAMVDLIRQELDQFENPDQAHIFFSAHGVPQSYVDEAGDPYQREIEECTKLIMESLGRPNDYTLAYQSRVGPVEWLQPYTEDSLIALGEKGIKDLVVIPISFVSEHIETLQEIDIEYREVAEEAGIENFRRVPALNTHPLFIESLANLVTESLEQCPRTFAQVTHPKENMKMYPQELSWGMNTSAEVLNGRLAMIGFLALLLELISGQGPLHFVGIM; encoded by the coding sequence ATGGGTCGTGTTGGGGTCTTATTACTTAACTTAGGTGGGCCAGACAAATTAGAGGATGTTCGTCCTTTTTTGTTTAATTTGTTTGCTGACCCCGAAATTATTCGTTTACCCGCGCCATGGATGCAAAAGCCGCTTGCTTGGCTCATTTCCACGCTCCGGGCCGGCAAATCCCAAGAAAACTATAAAGAAATTGGCGGCGGTTCGCCCCTCCGACAGATCACCGAAGCCCAAGGGGCAGCCCTCGCCCAAAAGTTGGCGGACTGGGGTCAAGAGGTCAAAGTTTATGTGGGGATGCGCTACTGGCACCCTTTTACCGAAGAGGCGATCGCCGAAATCAAACAAGATGACCTTGATCAGCTTGTGGTATTGCCCCTTTATCCCCAGTTTTCCATTAGTACCAGTGGGTCTAGCTTCCGGGTGCTCGAAGAAATGTGGCGCACCGACAAAGACCTCAGTCAGCTCGATTACACTCTGATCCCCTCCTGGTATGACCATCCCCAGTACGTTGCGGCGATGGTGGATCTGATTCGCCAGGAACTCGACCAATTTGAAAATCCCGACCAGGCCCACATTTTCTTTAGTGCCCATGGGGTACCCCAAAGCTATGTGGACGAAGCGGGGGATCCCTACCAACGGGAAATCGAGGAATGCACCAAGTTAATTATGGAATCTCTTGGTCGTCCCAATGACTACACCTTGGCCTATCAAAGTCGTGTTGGCCCCGTGGAATGGCTCCAACCCTATACCGAAGATTCCCTCATTGCCCTAGGGGAAAAAGGCATCAAAGATCTGGTGGTGATTCCCATTAGTTTTGTGTCTGAGCACATCGAAACCCTCCAGGAAATCGACATTGAATACCGTGAGGTGGCCGAGGAAGCTGGCATCGAAAATTTCCGCCGTGTCCCGGCCCTGAATACCCATCCTCTGTTTATTGAGTCCCTTGCTAATTTGGTGACTGAGTCCCTTGAGCAATGTCCGCGCACCTTCGCCCAAGTGACCCACCCCAAAGAAAATATGAAAATGTACCCCCAAGAATTGTCCTGGGGGATGAATACCAGCGCCGAGGTCTTAAATGGTCGCCTCGCGATGATCGGCTTTTTGGCGTTGTTATTAGAGCTTATTAGCGGCCAAGGTCCCCTCCATTTTGTGGGCATTATGTAA
- a CDS encoding EAL domain-containing protein, which translates to MYQSFAALCAALMLTGIVYVLVKHDQKIAIRQRDYRYIIVGCILLALGRWLSFFQVSQYLGAQWQSLAMVWQFGERFIGDGFGLIFVSVGLVRWLPTLSAFQRRASAYRQTSEALESERNILQGLFNSLQGALFVCDGAGNFIRWNRFYQEVLGFSDTDMSCLKAIDTVVPEDQDFVQQQLLQVFSQGYAEGEFRVRTKQGNTLRLYGFASRVELDLDQNASGFTGIAVDISALKQVEAELRRSQRSLQMHNCFLTLAHALTQRLHGSLEIEDIARETTATLHQHYAETCIGFYLLEGTTFEDGLLKLQSHAGFSSERRVALNQLTTTHRLFRHALQDKTLQILDAAELACFCDDLSPQSIALGNAAKVLTIPLVFHEQQFGLLLMLFEEDKTLASYEVDTLRALGQSISLAIANAHHFKELRYQARYDSLTTIGNRNLFHDTIQEWLNAPSLGYELIIVMLIDLDRFKDLNDTLGHKLGNTFLQQIALRLLSALSPYQGIVCRLGGDEFAVACPMMHSEWEEACQHAVELADILQAAIQQPFVTAGNVIHITASLGIAMFPNHGTDSHAALRSAEVAMYAAKQKRTTYEIYHEDIDHYTPRRLAILSSLGKPSARQQFFLCYQPKFDLRQKKLIGVEALARWHHPTFGLIPPAEFVPLAEQSDAIHALTYWIWEEAFQQKKIWQNQGLDLAIALNLSARSLLDPNCLTTFESLLQQYDIIPGQVELEITETTLMSDPRYALELLQCFANLGVHLSIDDFGTGYSSLSYLQRFPVHALKIDQSFVVDMLTNEQSLVIVRSTINLAHSLGLEVVAEGVENQAILDLLKEMGCDIAQGYFLGRPQRAEQVHRFSAEGLKRVV; encoded by the coding sequence ATGTACCAGTCCTTTGCTGCCCTATGTGCCGCTTTGATGTTAACGGGCATTGTCTATGTCCTAGTCAAACATGATCAGAAAATCGCGATTCGGCAACGGGACTATCGCTACATTATCGTTGGTTGCATCCTGTTAGCTTTAGGACGTTGGTTATCTTTTTTTCAGGTCTCCCAATACCTCGGCGCCCAGTGGCAATCCTTAGCAATGGTATGGCAGTTTGGTGAGCGATTCATTGGTGACGGTTTTGGGTTGATCTTTGTGAGCGTTGGACTGGTGCGGTGGTTACCAACTTTAAGCGCATTCCAGCGGCGGGCCTCTGCCTACAGACAGACCAGTGAAGCCTTAGAATCTGAACGCAATATTCTGCAAGGATTATTTAATAGCCTCCAAGGAGCCTTATTTGTCTGTGATGGTGCGGGAAATTTTATCCGTTGGAACCGTTTCTATCAAGAAGTGCTTGGGTTTAGTGATACAGATATGTCCTGTCTGAAGGCGATCGATACAGTTGTGCCCGAAGATCAAGATTTTGTGCAGCAACAGTTACTGCAAGTGTTTAGTCAAGGCTATGCGGAAGGGGAATTTCGTGTCCGGACAAAACAGGGCAACACCTTGAGGCTATATGGCTTTGCGTCTCGGGTCGAGCTTGATCTCGATCAAAATGCTTCGGGGTTTACGGGCATTGCAGTTGATATTTCTGCCCTTAAGCAGGTTGAAGCGGAACTGCGGCGCTCCCAGCGGTCTTTGCAGATGCACAATTGCTTCTTGACCTTGGCCCATGCCCTCACCCAGCGTTTACATGGCTCCTTAGAAATTGAAGATATCGCCCGGGAAACCACTGCAACCCTACATCAACATTATGCGGAAACCTGTATCGGTTTTTATTTGTTAGAAGGCACAACCTTTGAAGATGGCTTACTTAAGTTGCAGAGCCATGCGGGTTTTTCGTCGGAAAGGCGCGTTGCTCTCAATCAACTGACAACAACCCATCGTCTCTTTCGCCATGCTTTGCAGGACAAAACGTTACAAATTTTAGACGCTGCGGAGTTGGCTTGTTTTTGTGATGATCTCAGTCCCCAAAGTATTGCCCTGGGTAATGCAGCGAAGGTGTTGACGATTCCGCTGGTTTTCCATGAACAACAGTTTGGCTTGCTATTGATGCTATTCGAGGAGGATAAAACCCTAGCTTCCTATGAAGTTGATACCCTCCGCGCCCTGGGTCAATCGATTTCTTTGGCGATCGCCAATGCGCACCATTTCAAAGAACTGCGCTACCAAGCCCGCTACGATAGTTTGACCACCATCGGCAATCGCAATTTATTCCATGACACGATTCAGGAATGGTTAAATGCGCCGTCCTTGGGGTACGAATTAATCATTGTGATGCTCATTGACCTAGACCGCTTCAAGGATCTCAATGACACCCTAGGCCATAAGCTCGGTAATACCTTCTTACAACAAATTGCCCTGCGCTTGCTCTCGGCCCTCAGTCCCTACCAGGGGATCGTCTGTCGTTTGGGGGGAGACGAATTCGCGGTTGCCTGTCCGATGATGCACAGTGAATGGGAAGAAGCTTGTCAGCATGCGGTGGAACTAGCGGATATTTTACAAGCGGCGATCCAACAACCCTTTGTCACGGCGGGCAATGTGATTCATATTACGGCGAGCCTGGGGATTGCGATGTTCCCCAACCACGGTACAGACAGCCATGCCGCCCTCCGCAGTGCCGAAGTCGCGATGTATGCGGCGAAACAAAAACGCACGACCTATGAGATTTATCACGAAGATATTGACCACTACACCCCGCGTCGCCTCGCCATTTTGTCTAGCCTGGGGAAACCGAGTGCCCGCCAACAATTCTTTTTGTGCTATCAACCGAAGTTTGATCTCCGGCAAAAAAAGCTCATCGGCGTAGAGGCTTTGGCCCGTTGGCATCACCCGACGTTTGGGCTGATTCCCCCCGCTGAATTTGTCCCCCTCGCCGAACAAAGCGATGCGATCCACGCGCTGACCTACTGGATTTGGGAAGAAGCCTTTCAGCAAAAAAAAATCTGGCAGAACCAAGGTCTGGATTTGGCGATCGCCCTTAATCTATCGGCCCGTAGCCTGTTAGACCCAAACTGTCTCACCACCTTTGAATCCCTACTCCAGCAATATGACATCATCCCTGGGCAAGTTGAACTCGAAATTACCGAAACCACCCTCATGAGCGATCCACGCTATGCCCTAGAGCTATTGCAATGCTTCGCTAATCTAGGGGTGCATTTATCCATTGATGACTTTGGTACCGGGTATTCTTCCCTGAGTTATCTCCAGCGGTTTCCGGTACATGCCCTAAAAATTGACCAATCCTTTGTGGTGGATATGCTCACTAATGAACAAAGCCTGGTGATTGTCCGCTCGACGATTAATTTAGCCCATAGCCTCGGCCTAGAAGTCGTGGCAGAAGGGGTGGAAAATCAGGCAATCCTGGATTTACTCAAAGAAATGGGCTGCGACATTGCCCAAGGATATTTTTTGGGACGTCCCCAAAGGGCCGAACAGGTACATCGATTCTCCGCCGAAGGCCTCAAGCGAGTCGTTTGA
- a CDS encoding NfeD family protein, with the protein MLNPLMIWLIIGAVLCSLEFIFPTAFMEFMLGLGAVAVAIVVYLIPSLNPNIQIFLWLLFSTIAIVSSRRFFTPKTSIRTLSDAADAETLTAIAPGEAGRVLYEGNSWRARCADETVTIEPHQTVYVLRREGTTLIVMPRHLLEP; encoded by the coding sequence ATGCTCAATCCTTTAATGATCTGGCTAATTATTGGCGCGGTGCTTTGCTCCCTAGAGTTTATTTTTCCCACCGCCTTCATGGAATTTATGTTGGGGCTTGGGGCCGTGGCGGTGGCCATCGTTGTGTATCTCATTCCGAGCCTAAATCCAAATATACAAATTTTTCTGTGGCTGCTGTTTTCCACCATCGCCATTGTGAGTTCCCGTCGTTTTTTTACACCAAAAACTTCTATTCGTACCCTCAGTGATGCCGCCGATGCAGAAACCCTAACGGCGATCGCCCCCGGTGAAGCTGGCCGCGTTTTGTACGAAGGTAACTCCTGGCGAGCCCGCTGCGCCGACGAAACCGTCACCATTGAGCCCCACCAGACCGTTTATGTTCTACGTCGAGAGGGCACAACTTTGATTGTTATGCCTCGGCACCTGCTTGAACCCTAG